Proteins encoded in a region of the Gulosibacter sediminis genome:
- a CDS encoding alpha/beta fold hydrolase, whose product MPLPHTGTHPLPDGRWLQWARFGDAQAPPVLSFHGAPGSRFEAAMYTRAAAHFGVQVVCLSRPGFGLSTWRPQRRIASFVEDVASFVDARDWPRFAVVGYSAGGAYALGTALAMRERVSRVGLLAPAGPMQYTGMPMGPNLAIFAGAAASVGALGHNSLFTSARHRAGVGLDRRFGLPDASGDAFLDSVVGAFRRGPRGVVRDLSLVLFDWGFDPAELDPSIAVIMWQGKRDLSVPWRGSMQLARRIPNCEFHLDRTANHFSVYTRHADEVLGKLTR is encoded by the coding sequence ATGCCCCTTCCCCACACCGGCACTCACCCCCTGCCCGACGGTCGCTGGCTGCAGTGGGCGCGCTTCGGTGATGCGCAGGCACCTCCGGTCCTCTCCTTCCACGGCGCGCCCGGCTCGCGCTTCGAGGCCGCCATGTACACCCGCGCGGCCGCACATTTTGGCGTTCAGGTCGTCTGCCTCTCGCGCCCCGGGTTCGGTCTGTCGACTTGGCGCCCGCAGCGCCGGATTGCGAGCTTCGTTGAGGACGTTGCCTCATTCGTCGACGCGAGAGATTGGCCTCGATTTGCCGTCGTCGGCTATTCCGCCGGCGGCGCATACGCGCTCGGAACCGCGCTCGCCATGCGAGAGCGCGTCAGTCGCGTCGGCCTGCTCGCGCCAGCGGGCCCGATGCAATACACCGGGATGCCCATGGGCCCGAACCTTGCGATCTTTGCGGGCGCCGCGGCGAGCGTTGGCGCGCTCGGCCACAACTCGCTGTTCACCTCCGCCCGACACCGCGCCGGGGTTGGCCTCGACCGCAGATTCGGTCTGCCAGACGCGTCGGGCGACGCCTTCCTCGACTCGGTCGTCGGTGCGTTCCGGCGCGGCCCACGCGGGGTGGTGCGTGATTTGTCGTTGGTGCTCTTCGACTGGGGGTTTGATCCGGCAGAACTCGACCCGAGCATCGCGGTGATCATGTGGCAGGGTAAGCGCGACCTTTCGGTGCCCTGGCGAGGGAGTATGCAGCTCGCCCGCCGCATCCCGAACTGCGAGTTTCATCTCGACCGCACTGCCAATCATTTTTCTGTCTATACCCGGCACGCCGACGAGGTTCTCGGGAAGTTAACGCGCTAG
- a CDS encoding Lrp/AsnC family transcriptional regulator, whose product MDRLDFQIVELFTRRPESSVLSASRDLGVARPTVQARLNRLRERGILVDILPKLQPSQMGYPVQAMVMLQIDQRVGHEGLHDRLLAIPEVIDCSTMAGPWDMLLRVVAHSNTDLQRVIDRIGSLEAVGRTSTSIVLRDLARDRVLPLMDDATQDGKITE is encoded by the coding sequence ATGGATCGACTCGACTTTCAGATCGTGGAGCTGTTCACACGCCGGCCCGAATCCAGTGTGTTGTCGGCTTCGCGGGACTTAGGCGTCGCCCGCCCTACCGTGCAAGCGCGCCTGAATCGCCTGCGCGAACGCGGGATCCTCGTGGACATCCTGCCGAAACTCCAGCCGAGCCAGATGGGCTATCCGGTCCAGGCCATGGTGATGTTGCAAATTGATCAGCGAGTGGGCCATGAAGGCTTACACGATCGACTCTTAGCCATCCCCGAGGTGATCGATTGTTCGACCATGGCTGGCCCCTGGGACATGCTGCTTCGAGTCGTGGCACACTCGAACACCGACCTGCAGCGCGTGATCGACCGGATCGGATCGCTCGAGGCCGTCGGCCGAACCAGCACCTCAATCGTGCTGCGAGACCTCGCCCGTGACCGAGTGCTGCCGCTCATGGATGACGCGACACAGGACGGAAAGATCACCGAATAA
- a CDS encoding ABC transporter substrate-binding protein: protein MLAVGSLALSACSNGGGDAASTEGAASGDSFKVGVIQLVQHPALDAATAGFEQAFTDAGIDVEFDVQVANGEQSTAATIAAGFAGDPDIDLVLAVATPAAQSAATAITNVPVLFTAVTDPVAADLVASAEEPGGNVTGTTDLNPVADQIDLITQLDPSVESVGVVYSSGEVNSQVQVDLAQEKADELGLELKTATVTNVGEVPTALDSLGDVDSIYVPTDNTVVSGIDTVLTYAADHQVPVVSGDTGPVESGAVATLGLDYTKLGVQTGEMAIRILQDGEDPATMSVEEQTEFDLVVNPAGAEAVGLEIPQELLDEAATVVE, encoded by the coding sequence ATGTTGGCTGTTGGCTCGCTGGCGCTTTCCGCCTGCTCGAACGGGGGCGGCGACGCCGCCTCGACTGAGGGCGCTGCCTCGGGCGACTCGTTCAAGGTCGGCGTGATTCAGCTCGTGCAGCACCCGGCGCTCGACGCAGCAACCGCGGGCTTTGAGCAGGCCTTCACCGATGCTGGAATCGACGTCGAATTCGACGTGCAGGTGGCGAACGGCGAGCAGTCGACCGCGGCAACCATCGCCGCTGGTTTCGCCGGCGACCCGGACATCGATCTCGTGCTCGCCGTGGCGACGCCCGCTGCGCAGTCCGCCGCGACGGCCATCACCAACGTGCCCGTGTTGTTCACCGCCGTTACCGACCCGGTCGCCGCCGACCTCGTCGCGAGCGCGGAGGAGCCGGGTGGCAATGTCACCGGCACCACCGACCTCAACCCGGTGGCCGACCAGATCGACCTCATCACCCAGCTCGATCCGTCGGTCGAGTCGGTGGGCGTCGTGTACTCCTCGGGCGAGGTCAACTCGCAGGTGCAGGTCGACCTGGCACAGGAGAAGGCCGACGAGCTCGGCCTTGAGCTGAAGACCGCCACCGTGACGAACGTGGGCGAGGTGCCGACCGCGCTTGACTCGCTCGGTGACGTCGACTCGATCTACGTGCCGACCGACAACACCGTGGTCTCGGGCATCGACACCGTGCTGACCTACGCCGCCGACCACCAGGTGCCCGTCGTCTCGGGCGACACCGGCCCGGTCGAGTCGGGTGCCGTGGCCACGCTCGGCCTCGACTACACGAAGCTCGGCGTGCAGACCGGCGAGATGGCGATTCGCATCCTCCAGGACGGCGAAGACCCCGCGACGATGTCCGTCGAGGAGCAGACCGAGTTTGACCTCGTCGTCAACCCCGCGGGTGCCGAGGCCGTCGGCCTCGAGATTCCGCAGGAGCTGCTCGACGAGGCCGCGACGGTCGTCGAATAA
- a CDS encoding ABC transporter permease has translation MIGAFELGLIYAVVALGVYLTFRILNFPDLTVDGSFTTGAAVAAVCLSYDMNPVLALLLSFAAGAIAGAITGVLHTYGKIDGLLAGILTMIALWSVNLRIMGISNGTPALSNVGIRSSESAFSGLREAGLLGTWGAVGILFVAVFVLKLVIDWFLSTDLGLSIQATGNNEQMIRSFGVNTDAMKILTLALSNGLVAVGGALVAQYTGSADISMGVGLILIGLASVILGQAFFGNRWVWLASFGVIVGAVLYRLVIFAALSAGLSNTDVRLITAVIVVIALLIPRFGIGKRLGLDRLMRGKQTQPAEVPPARESVAASVPAKEAQQ, from the coding sequence GTGATTGGTGCATTTGAACTCGGCCTGATCTACGCCGTGGTGGCGCTCGGCGTGTATCTCACCTTCCGCATCCTGAACTTCCCCGACCTCACGGTCGACGGTAGCTTTACGACCGGTGCCGCTGTTGCCGCCGTGTGCCTGAGCTACGACATGAACCCCGTCCTGGCACTCCTGCTGTCGTTCGCGGCGGGAGCCATCGCGGGAGCCATTACCGGGGTGCTCCACACCTACGGCAAGATCGACGGCCTGCTCGCCGGAATCCTGACGATGATCGCGCTCTGGTCGGTCAACCTGCGCATCATGGGCATATCGAACGGAACGCCCGCGCTGTCGAACGTCGGTATTCGCAGCTCGGAGAGCGCGTTTAGCGGTCTGCGCGAGGCCGGCCTGCTCGGCACCTGGGGTGCCGTCGGCATTCTCTTCGTCGCCGTGTTCGTGCTCAAGCTCGTGATCGACTGGTTCCTGTCGACCGACCTCGGCCTGTCAATTCAGGCGACGGGGAACAACGAGCAGATGATTCGCTCGTTTGGCGTGAACACCGACGCCATGAAGATCCTCACCCTGGCGCTCTCGAACGGCCTCGTCGCCGTCGGCGGTGCGCTCGTCGCGCAGTACACCGGCTCCGCCGACATCTCGATGGGCGTCGGCCTGATCCTGATCGGTCTCGCCTCGGTGATTCTCGGCCAGGCGTTCTTCGGTAACCGCTGGGTGTGGCTCGCGAGCTTTGGCGTCATCGTCGGCGCCGTGCTCTACCGCCTCGTCATCTTCGCGGCGCTCTCGGCGGGCCTCAGCAACACCGACGTCCGTCTCATCACCGCGGTCATCGTGGTCATCGCGCTGCTGATTCCTCGTTTCGGCATCGGCAAGCGACTCGGCCTCGACCGCCTCATGCGCGGCAAACAGACACAACCGGCCGAGGTTCCGCCCGCACGCGAGTCCGTGGCCGCAAGCGTTCCGGCAAAGGAGGCACAGCAGTAA
- a CDS encoding ABC transporter ATP-binding protein: protein MLDIDKISKTFFPNTVNEKKALVDLDLHLADGDFVTVIGSNGAGKSTLLNAVSGKLNVDRGDVRIDGTSVRRMPDYRRARYIGRVFQDPMAGTAPDLTIEQNLALALRRGKPRGLGMGITSKRKQLFRDELAHLDLGLENRLTTLVGLLSGGQRQALSLLMAGFTNPSILLLDEHTAALDPARAAHVSELTRRIVSESGLTTLMVTHNMQQAIDLGNRLVMMHDGRIIYEVADEAKSKTTVEDLLGRFAAIKGAVIDDKTMLAS, encoded by the coding sequence ATGCTCGACATCGACAAGATCTCCAAGACGTTCTTCCCGAACACCGTTAACGAAAAAAAGGCGCTGGTCGACCTCGACCTGCACCTTGCCGACGGCGACTTCGTGACCGTCATCGGCTCGAACGGCGCCGGTAAGTCGACGCTGCTCAACGCCGTCTCGGGCAAGCTCAACGTCGACCGCGGCGATGTGCGCATCGACGGCACCTCGGTGCGGCGGATGCCCGACTACCGCCGCGCGCGTTACATCGGCCGCGTGTTCCAAGACCCGATGGCGGGCACGGCGCCCGATCTTACGATCGAACAGAACCTTGCCCTCGCGCTGCGTCGCGGCAAGCCCCGCGGCCTCGGCATGGGCATCACTTCGAAGCGCAAGCAGTTGTTCCGTGACGAACTCGCCCACCTCGACCTCGGGCTCGAGAACCGCCTCACCACGCTGGTCGGGCTGCTCTCGGGTGGCCAGCGGCAGGCGCTGTCGCTGCTCATGGCGGGCTTTACTAACCCGTCCATCCTGTTGCTCGACGAGCACACCGCGGCCCTCGACCCGGCGCGTGCTGCGCACGTGTCGGAGCTGACGCGCCGCATCGTGTCGGAGTCGGGGCTCACGACCCTGATGGTGACGCACAACATGCAGCAGGCGATCGACCTGGGCAACCGCCTCGTCATGATGCACGACGGCCGCATCATCTATGAGGTCGCGGACGAGGCGAAGTCGAAGACGACCGTCGAAGACCTCCTCGGTCGCTTCGCCGCCATCAAGGGCGCGGTCATCGACGACAAGACGATGCTCGCCTCCTAG
- a CDS encoding carbon-nitrogen hydrolase family protein gives MSESIACAVSQFAPTLDASKNLRLLRDHLAIATDRGARIFVAPEYSSGFDRDYGDWMHSVAQPLDGEFATALGQLAAEFRVTLVAGMLEQVGDGVANTLVAFGDTGERLAAYRKVHLYDAFAGRESEWLTAGDPSEHPAVFEAYGLTIGLQTCYDLRFPESSRRLVDAGADVLAVPAEWVRGPLKEHHWRTLLSARAIENVAYVVAADHPAPIGVGGSSIVDPRGVTIATLGTDNGVALAWLDPEEVASARDQNPALRLRKYSVRASD, from the coding sequence ATGTCTGAGTCAATCGCATGCGCAGTGAGTCAGTTCGCACCAACCCTCGACGCGTCGAAGAATCTGCGATTGCTCCGCGACCACCTCGCGATCGCGACCGACCGTGGCGCCCGCATTTTCGTGGCCCCCGAGTACAGCTCGGGTTTCGACCGCGACTACGGCGACTGGATGCACTCGGTCGCGCAGCCGCTCGACGGCGAGTTCGCTACGGCACTCGGGCAGCTTGCGGCCGAGTTCCGCGTCACGCTCGTGGCGGGGATGCTCGAGCAAGTAGGCGACGGCGTCGCGAACACGCTCGTCGCGTTCGGTGACACGGGTGAGCGGCTCGCGGCCTACCGGAAGGTGCACCTCTACGACGCGTTTGCCGGGCGCGAGAGCGAGTGGCTGACCGCCGGCGACCCGAGCGAGCATCCCGCCGTGTTCGAGGCGTACGGCCTCACGATCGGCCTGCAGACTTGCTACGACCTCCGGTTCCCGGAGTCGAGTCGCCGGCTCGTCGACGCGGGTGCCGACGTGCTCGCGGTGCCGGCGGAGTGGGTGCGCGGTCCACTCAAGGAACACCACTGGCGCACGCTGCTCAGCGCGCGGGCGATCGAGAATGTTGCCTACGTTGTCGCGGCCGACCACCCCGCACCGATCGGGGTGGGTGGCAGCAGCATCGTCGACCCGCGCGGTGTCACCATCGCGACGCTCGGCACCGACAACGGCGTGGCCCTGGCCTGGCTGGACCCGGAAGAGGTCGCCTCGGCTCGTGACCAGAACCCAGCGTTACGCCTTCGTAAGTACTCGGTGCGCGCGTCCGACTAA